The Thermosulfurimonas sp. F29 genome includes a window with the following:
- a CDS encoding DUF523 domain-containing protein: MREPVLVSACLLGLATRYDGKILFEPAVSSLKERYLLVPACPEQLGGLPTPRPAAEILEGDGFAVLSGRARVVNRRGEEVTGAFVEGAREVLKICRFLGIKRAFLKARSPSCGLTPAVGVTAALLLSAGLEVYELG, translated from the coding sequence GGTCCTGGTCTCGGCCTGTCTTCTGGGTTTAGCCACCCGCTACGACGGGAAGATCCTTTTCGAGCCGGCCGTAAGCTCCTTAAAGGAACGGTACCTTCTCGTTCCGGCCTGTCCCGAACAGCTGGGAGGGCTTCCCACGCCGCGTCCGGCGGCCGAAATCCTCGAAGGGGACGGTTTTGCCGTCCTTTCCGGCAGGGCCCGGGTGGTAAACCGGCGCGGTGAGGAGGTCACCGGGGCCTTCGTGGAGGGAGCCAGAGAGGTTTTAAAGATCTGCCGGTTCCTCGGGATAAAACGGGCCTTTCTCAAGGCCCGGAGCCCTTCCTGCGGTCTTACCCCCGCGGTGGGAGTCACCGCCGCCCTTTTGCTTTCGGCGGGCCTTGAGGTTTACGAACTGGGTTAA